The Buttiauxella selenatireducens genome has a window encoding:
- a CDS encoding Gfo/Idh/MocA family protein: MANKPLRVLVVGCGNMGAAHSLAYQHLDEFTLCGLVARGESKTHLKAQLKSDIPLFDNLQQAIKETQADAVCIATWPDSHEALALTALAAGCHVFLEKPLATTVSGAKRVVATAKLADKKLVVGYILRHHPVWQQFITLSHGLGKPLVMRMNLNQQSSGSAWHTHKMLMQSLSPIVDCGVHYLDVMCQMTQSSPLSVSAVGARLSDDIPTGQFNYGQLQVRFADGSVGWYEAGWGPMMSQTAFFIKDVIGPLGSVSIVAREAAGEGQSANVEAHTRTESLRIHHAQLNPQGEFAHKDEWVTATHEPDHFALCQLEQQFFARAIYDDSDLALHQQQAIESLAVVLAADRAVREQRTVMIKEML; encoded by the coding sequence ATGGCAAATAAGCCGCTGCGCGTATTGGTCGTGGGCTGCGGAAATATGGGGGCCGCCCACAGCCTTGCGTATCAGCATTTGGACGAGTTTACACTCTGCGGGCTGGTGGCCCGCGGAGAGTCGAAAACTCACCTGAAAGCGCAGTTGAAGTCCGACATTCCGCTGTTCGACAATTTGCAGCAGGCGATTAAAGAGACTCAGGCTGATGCCGTATGCATCGCCACCTGGCCTGATAGCCATGAGGCGCTGGCGCTGACGGCGCTTGCCGCCGGTTGCCATGTGTTTCTTGAAAAACCGCTCGCCACAACGGTGAGCGGGGCAAAGCGTGTTGTTGCGACGGCGAAGCTTGCGGACAAAAAACTGGTGGTCGGCTATATCCTGCGTCATCACCCCGTCTGGCAGCAGTTTATTACGCTGTCACACGGGCTTGGCAAACCGTTGGTTATGCGCATGAACCTTAATCAGCAAAGCAGCGGTAGCGCCTGGCACACGCACAAAATGTTGATGCAGTCGCTTTCGCCCATCGTCGATTGCGGCGTGCATTACCTTGATGTGATGTGCCAGATGACCCAATCCAGCCCACTGTCGGTGAGCGCAGTGGGCGCGCGCCTGAGTGACGACATTCCTACCGGGCAGTTTAACTACGGCCAGCTTCAGGTGCGTTTTGCCGACGGTTCAGTCGGCTGGTACGAAGCGGGTTGGGGGCCAATGATGAGCCAAACGGCCTTCTTTATTAAAGATGTCATTGGCCCGCTGGGGTCGGTGTCCATTGTGGCGCGAGAAGCCGCGGGTGAAGGGCAATCGGCGAATGTCGAGGCGCACACGCGTACCGAATCGTTACGCATTCATCACGCCCAATTAAATCCGCAGGGCGAGTTTGCTCATAAGGATGAGTGGGTGACGGCAACCCATGAGCCTGACCACTTTGCCTTGTGCCAACTCGAACAACAGTTTTTTGCCCGTGCCATATACGACGATAGCGATTTGGCGCTGCATCAGCAGCAGGCGATTGAAAGCCTGGCCGTGGTGCTGGCGGCGGATCGCGCGGTTCGTGAACAACGCACGGTGATGATTAAGGAGATGTTGTAA
- a CDS encoding carbohydrate ABC transporter permease — MKTTRRQRKFGHHLVIYAGATLAVLFCVFPFYYAILTSLRTGQELFLPSYLPSGYHWHNYVVALVDNGIARSLLNSVLVASVTVGICLLVAITASFALARVPFRGRKFLLFTILCVSMFPQVAVLTGMFELVRFLGLYDSLGALVLSYTTFSLPFTVWVLTTFMKSIPVELEEAAIVDGAKTWTIIRRVFAPILAPALVTTGLLAFIGAWNEFMFALTFIISGDKRTVPVAISMFSGASTFELPWGSIMAASVVVTLPIIILVLIFQKRIVSGLTSGAIKG; from the coding sequence ATGAAAACCACGCGTCGGCAGCGAAAATTTGGTCACCATCTGGTTATTTATGCAGGCGCAACGCTCGCCGTGCTGTTCTGCGTTTTCCCATTTTATTACGCCATTCTGACGTCGTTGCGCACCGGCCAGGAGCTGTTTTTACCGTCGTATCTGCCCAGTGGTTATCACTGGCATAACTATGTGGTGGCGCTGGTCGATAATGGCATCGCGCGCAGTCTGCTTAATTCGGTGCTGGTGGCATCGGTGACTGTGGGTATCTGCTTGTTGGTGGCGATCACCGCCTCGTTTGCGCTGGCGCGAGTGCCGTTTCGTGGGCGTAAATTCCTGCTGTTCACCATTCTGTGTGTATCGATGTTCCCACAGGTGGCGGTGCTAACCGGCATGTTTGAGCTGGTGCGCTTTCTTGGGCTTTATGATTCGCTCGGTGCACTGGTGCTTTCGTACACCACTTTTTCTCTGCCGTTCACCGTCTGGGTGCTGACCACTTTTATGAAGTCGATTCCGGTTGAGCTGGAGGAGGCGGCGATTGTGGATGGGGCGAAAACCTGGACCATTATTCGTCGCGTGTTCGCGCCTATTCTGGCTCCTGCACTGGTCACCACCGGGCTGCTGGCGTTTATCGGCGCGTGGAACGAATTCATGTTTGCCCTGACGTTTATTATTTCCGGTGATAAACGCACCGTACCCGTGGCAATCAGTATGTTCAGCGGTGCATCAACTTTTGAGCTGCCGTGGGGCAGCATTATGGCGGCGTCGGTGGTGGTGACATTGCCGATTATCATACTGGTGCTTATCTTCCAGAAACGTATTGTCAGCGGGCTTACCAGCGGAGCGATTAAGGGATAA
- a CDS encoding Gfo/Idh/MocA family protein — protein sequence MKRIRLGMVGGGEGSFIGGVHRIAARLDDQFELVAGAFSSSPEVAKRSGAGLFVESDRCYASWQEMVLHESARPDGIEAVSIVTPNHLHVPVAKAFLEHGIHVICDKPLGVTLAEARGLAQVIETTGRHFILTHNYSALPMVREARARIANSEIGDIRAIEVEYLQDWLNDRLELTDNKQASWRGNPAMAGAGAIGDIGTHAWQLAAFVSGMEPEVVRGELLTRIPGRVLDDEVYAEMRYANGARGRLWASQVAPGFENDLRLRIVGSRASISFRQQQPEILEIHPHHGNSYTVTRNGVNNHDSVRHQCRTPAGHPEGYLEGFAQIYREAAVKIRGGSAPLLPGIEQGISGMKFIEAIRESSQRGGEWLEW from the coding sequence ATGAAACGTATCCGTTTAGGTATGGTCGGTGGCGGTGAAGGCTCGTTTATTGGCGGCGTGCACCGTATTGCCGCACGGCTTGATGATCAGTTTGAGTTAGTTGCCGGGGCGTTTTCGTCTTCCCCTGAAGTCGCAAAACGCAGCGGTGCAGGGTTGTTTGTCGAAAGTGACCGCTGTTACGCAAGCTGGCAGGAGATGGTGCTGCACGAGTCCGCGCGCCCGGATGGCATCGAAGCGGTCTCGATTGTGACGCCTAATCACCTGCACGTTCCGGTGGCAAAAGCTTTTCTGGAACACGGCATTCACGTGATTTGCGATAAACCACTCGGCGTCACGCTTGCCGAAGCAAGGGGGCTTGCGCAGGTTATCGAAACCACTGGCCGTCACTTTATTCTCACCCACAACTACAGCGCACTGCCGATGGTGCGCGAAGCCCGCGCGCGGATTGCCAACAGCGAAATCGGCGATATTCGTGCCATTGAAGTGGAGTATTTGCAGGATTGGCTGAACGACCGCCTTGAGTTGACTGACAACAAACAAGCCAGTTGGCGCGGTAATCCTGCGATGGCGGGTGCCGGGGCTATCGGTGATATTGGCACTCACGCCTGGCAACTGGCGGCGTTTGTCAGTGGTATGGAGCCCGAAGTGGTGCGTGGTGAACTGCTAACCCGAATTCCTGGGCGGGTGCTGGATGATGAAGTGTACGCCGAAATGCGCTATGCCAATGGTGCAAGAGGGCGTTTATGGGCAAGCCAGGTCGCACCCGGTTTTGAAAACGATCTGCGCCTGCGAATTGTGGGTAGCAGGGCGAGCATCAGCTTCCGCCAGCAGCAGCCTGAGATTCTGGAAATCCATCCACATCACGGAAACAGTTACACTGTCACGCGAAACGGAGTGAACAACCACGACTCAGTGCGCCACCAGTGCCGAACTCCTGCCGGGCATCCTGAAGGGTATCTGGAAGGATTCGCGCAAATCTACCGCGAAGCCGCCGTCAAAATTCGTGGCGGCAGTGCGCCGTTGCTGCCGGGTATTGAGCAGGGGATCTCCGGCATGAAATTCATTGAGGCAATACGCGAAAGTAGCCAACGCGGTGGAGAATGGCTGGAGTGGTGA
- a CDS encoding ABC transporter ATP-binding protein has product MAQLVLDKIQKRYGSTSEVIKPLDLEVNSGEFVVVVGPSGCGKSTLLRMVAGLEEISAGEMRIDGVCVNDDSPSERGIGMVFQSYALYPHMTVYQNMAFALEMAKLPVKDIDEKVRESARILQLEPLLDRRPKDLSGGQRQRVAIGRAIVREPRLFLFDEPLSNLDASLRVQMRMEIAALHKRINATILYVTHDQVEAMTLADRIVVLNQGRIEQVGTPLELYDRPANMFVAQFIGSPKMNLIPGVLTHGSALRSDVRLENRQEVSLPINGAGVPEGQAVQLGIRPEHIQITDLAQADIEGEVLFVEQMGNETLLYVNGGYGSEPLVMRHTSRLEIQADRRIGLRLPPESCYLFNSDGRAFIRG; this is encoded by the coding sequence ATGGCGCAACTCGTGCTCGATAAAATTCAAAAACGCTACGGCAGCACGTCGGAAGTGATTAAGCCACTCGATCTGGAAGTGAACAGCGGGGAGTTCGTGGTGGTGGTCGGGCCGTCCGGTTGCGGGAAATCCACCTTGCTGCGGATGGTCGCAGGTCTTGAGGAGATAAGCGCAGGCGAGATGCGCATCGACGGCGTTTGTGTGAACGATGATTCACCGTCAGAGCGCGGTATCGGTATGGTGTTCCAGTCTTACGCGCTCTACCCACATATGACGGTGTACCAGAACATGGCGTTTGCGCTGGAGATGGCGAAGCTGCCAGTAAAAGATATCGACGAAAAAGTGCGTGAAAGTGCGCGAATTTTGCAGCTCGAGCCTTTGCTCGATCGGCGACCAAAAGATCTCTCCGGCGGTCAGCGCCAGCGCGTGGCCATTGGCCGTGCCATTGTGCGCGAACCAAGGCTCTTTTTATTCGATGAGCCGCTTTCCAATCTTGATGCTTCACTGCGGGTGCAAATGCGCATGGAAATTGCCGCACTTCACAAAAGAATTAACGCCACCATTTTGTACGTCACCCACGATCAGGTGGAGGCGATGACGCTTGCTGACCGCATTGTGGTGTTAAATCAGGGGCGAATTGAGCAGGTGGGCACGCCGCTTGAGTTATATGACCGCCCGGCAAATATGTTTGTCGCACAGTTTATTGGCTCGCCCAAAATGAATCTGATCCCTGGCGTGTTAACGCACGGCAGCGCATTGCGCAGCGACGTCCGGCTTGAGAATCGTCAGGAAGTCTCGCTGCCGATAAACGGTGCTGGCGTACCGGAGGGACAGGCGGTGCAACTGGGGATCCGCCCTGAACATATCCAGATTACCGACCTGGCGCAGGCAGATATCGAAGGTGAAGTGCTGTTTGTCGAGCAAATGGGCAACGAGACACTGCTCTACGTTAACGGCGGCTACGGTAGCGAACCGTTAGTGATGCGCCATACTTCCAGGCTTGAAATTCAGGCTGACCGACGTATCGGCCTGCGGCTTCCGCCGGAGAGTTGTTATTTGTTTAATAGTGATGGGCGGGCGTTTATTCGGGGTTAG
- a CDS encoding carbohydrate ABC transporter permease, whose amino-acid sequence MAHSGYQQRRRRIAWILVAPALLLLALAAGWPLVRTFFFSFTNAMLDNPSEYQMVGLANYYAANGGDSRGVLVDPLWWQAVGNTLWFTVVSVGLELLFGMLLALLMNQKFRGQGLVRTAILVPWAIPTIVSAKMWGWMFHDQYGVVNDLLAKIFGYQAHLAWIAEPSLSMWAVVIADVWKTTPFMALMLLAALQLIPTDLYEAARVDGASAWQRFKRITLPLIMPAMIVALIFRIMDAMRIFDLIFVLTSNSEATMSVSGYAREQIISYQDMGVGSAASVLVFMMVAGIAACFIRVSRLNEKEKR is encoded by the coding sequence TTGGCGCACTCAGGTTACCAACAGCGGCGTCGCCGTATCGCATGGATACTGGTGGCGCCCGCACTCTTACTTCTTGCACTGGCGGCGGGTTGGCCGCTGGTGCGCACCTTCTTTTTCAGTTTCACCAATGCGATGCTCGACAACCCGTCCGAGTACCAAATGGTGGGGTTGGCAAACTATTACGCCGCAAACGGTGGTGACAGCCGCGGCGTGCTGGTTGATCCGCTTTGGTGGCAGGCCGTCGGTAACACGTTGTGGTTTACCGTGGTGTCCGTAGGGTTAGAACTGCTATTTGGCATGCTGCTGGCGCTGCTGATGAACCAGAAGTTTCGTGGTCAGGGACTAGTGCGTACGGCGATTCTGGTGCCGTGGGCCATTCCGACTATCGTCAGCGCCAAAATGTGGGGTTGGATGTTCCATGATCAGTACGGCGTGGTGAACGACTTGTTGGCGAAAATATTCGGTTACCAGGCGCATCTGGCGTGGATTGCTGAACCGTCGCTGTCGATGTGGGCGGTGGTGATTGCTGATGTCTGGAAAACCACGCCGTTTATGGCGTTAATGTTGCTGGCGGCCCTTCAACTGATCCCCACCGATCTCTACGAAGCCGCGCGCGTAGATGGCGCCAGTGCCTGGCAACGGTTTAAGCGCATCACGCTACCGCTAATCATGCCCGCCATGATTGTGGCGTTGATCTTCCGCATCATGGACGCGATGCGCATCTTCGATTTGATTTTCGTACTGACCTCCAACAGCGAGGCGACAATGTCCGTTTCCGGTTATGCCCGTGAGCAAATCATCTCCTATCAGGATATGGGCGTCGGCTCGGCAGCCTCGGTGCTGGTGTTCATGATGGTGGCGGGGATTGCAGCCTGCTTTATCCGCGTTTCACGTTTGAACGAAAAGGAGAAGCGGTGA
- a CDS encoding ABC transporter substrate-binding protein — MKKLTLSLITLALAGVSNAALADTLRMECPISPGGKEYCNYVKDRFEKQTSNKLEFIEFPAASDEKLALLQQLFAAKDEKAVDLFQSDTIWVGLLDKQTLDLTDAVADMKGDFFPGPWANDTVNGKVKAVPAYLDTGVLYYRKDLLEKYNEQPPKTWEDLTRIATKIQEEERKAGHKNFWGMIFQGKSYEGLTCNALEWIDSYGGGTFIDEKGNVTINNPKAAAALDMVAGWIGKIAPKGALGYKEEESRSVFQNGDALFMRNWPYAYLLSQGADSPLKGKVGVAPLPAGPDGKSANALGGWQWSINANTKNKDAAIALLKILTDADSQKMQLKYLGFAPTRSALYEDKAVLETAPHLTLFKEIFANAVPRPATATKSQYPRVSNAIFNVTFKVLNGGSDGKTAVADLEKRLERVKGKDWH; from the coding sequence ATGAAAAAGCTGACGTTAAGTCTTATTACCTTAGCGCTGGCGGGCGTTTCTAATGCCGCGCTGGCCGATACTCTGCGTATGGAATGTCCGATCTCCCCCGGCGGTAAGGAATACTGCAACTACGTCAAAGACCGTTTTGAAAAGCAGACCAGCAACAAGCTGGAGTTCATCGAGTTTCCTGCGGCATCTGACGAGAAGCTGGCTTTGCTTCAGCAATTATTTGCGGCCAAAGATGAGAAAGCAGTCGATTTGTTCCAGTCCGATACTATCTGGGTGGGGCTGCTGGATAAGCAAACGCTCGATTTGACTGATGCGGTTGCCGATATGAAAGGCGATTTCTTCCCCGGCCCCTGGGCAAACGACACGGTGAACGGCAAAGTCAAAGCGGTTCCGGCTTATCTCGATACGGGCGTGCTCTATTACCGCAAAGATCTGCTGGAAAAATACAACGAACAGCCGCCAAAAACCTGGGAAGACCTGACGCGTATCGCCACCAAAATTCAGGAAGAAGAACGCAAAGCCGGGCATAAAAACTTCTGGGGCATGATCTTCCAGGGTAAGTCGTATGAGGGGTTGACCTGTAATGCGCTGGAATGGATTGATTCTTACGGCGGTGGTACGTTCATCGACGAAAAAGGGAACGTGACCATTAATAATCCGAAGGCCGCCGCCGCGCTGGATATGGTGGCGGGCTGGATTGGGAAAATCGCCCCGAAAGGGGCGTTAGGCTACAAAGAAGAAGAATCGCGTTCGGTGTTCCAGAACGGCGACGCGCTGTTTATGCGCAACTGGCCTTACGCCTATTTGCTTTCACAAGGGGCAGATAGCCCGCTGAAAGGCAAAGTGGGCGTCGCACCACTTCCTGCAGGGCCGGATGGAAAATCGGCAAACGCACTTGGTGGTTGGCAGTGGTCAATCAATGCGAACACCAAAAACAAAGATGCGGCCATTGCGCTGCTGAAAATCCTCACCGACGCCGATTCGCAGAAAATGCAGCTGAAATATCTTGGCTTCGCACCGACGCGCTCGGCCTTATATGAGGACAAAGCGGTGCTGGAAACCGCGCCGCATCTGACGCTGTTTAAAGAGATTTTCGCCAATGCGGTTCCGCGTCCGGCAACAGCAACCAAAAGCCAGTACCCGCGTGTCTCTAACGCCATTTTCAACGTGACCTTTAAGGTGCTCAATGGCGGCAGTGACGGCAAGACTGCCGTGGCGGATCTGGAAAAACGTCTGGAACGCGTCAAAGGTAAGGACTGGCATTAA
- a CDS encoding sugar phosphate isomerase/epimerase family protein, with amino-acid sequence MKTLKGPSIFLSQFITDNPPFNSLDSLAVWAAGLGYKAVQIPTHLPHIFDLAKAAQSLEYCAEIRAVLAKSGLEISELSTHLQGQLVAVHPAYDAAFSGFAPPEVAHDASARQQWAVNSLKQAARASQNLGLKAHATFSGALAWPYFYPWPPRNEQLIDEAFRELAARWLPILNSFDEAGVDVCFELHPGEDLHDGVTFERFLALVDNHPRCNILYDPSHMLLQHMDYLGFIDHYHARIKAFHVKDAEFQTSAKSGVYAGYQPWIDRAGRFRSLGDGQINFKGIFSKLAQYDYAGWATLEWECCLKSGDAGAREGAKFIVDHIIPVADYAFDDFANSKSETSAVRRMLGLEE; translated from the coding sequence ATGAAAACCCTGAAAGGGCCATCCATTTTTCTCTCGCAGTTTATTACGGATAACCCCCCGTTTAATTCGCTGGACTCCCTTGCCGTCTGGGCTGCGGGGCTGGGTTATAAAGCCGTACAAATCCCCACGCACTTACCGCATATTTTCGATCTCGCCAAAGCCGCACAAAGCCTGGAATATTGCGCAGAAATTCGCGCTGTGTTGGCAAAAAGTGGGCTGGAAATCAGCGAGCTTTCAACCCACCTGCAAGGGCAACTGGTTGCGGTGCATCCGGCGTATGACGCGGCATTTTCTGGGTTTGCGCCACCGGAAGTGGCACACGATGCCAGCGCTCGTCAGCAGTGGGCGGTAAATAGCCTGAAACAGGCCGCACGCGCTTCACAAAATTTAGGCCTGAAAGCGCATGCCACCTTTTCTGGGGCGCTGGCCTGGCCCTATTTTTATCCGTGGCCGCCGCGTAACGAACAGCTGATTGACGAGGCGTTTCGTGAATTAGCCGCCCGCTGGTTACCTATTTTAAATAGCTTTGACGAAGCGGGCGTAGACGTTTGTTTTGAGTTACATCCCGGCGAAGACTTGCACGATGGCGTCACCTTCGAGCGTTTTCTGGCGCTGGTCGATAACCACCCGCGCTGCAATATTCTGTACGACCCGAGCCACATGTTGCTGCAACACATGGATTACCTCGGCTTTATCGACCACTACCACGCGCGAATCAAAGCCTTCCACGTTAAAGACGCTGAGTTTCAGACCTCTGCAAAAAGTGGCGTATACGCAGGTTATCAGCCGTGGATTGACCGCGCAGGGCGTTTCCGTTCGTTGGGCGACGGGCAGATTAACTTCAAGGGGATCTTCAGCAAACTTGCTCAATATGACTATGCCGGATGGGCTACGCTTGAATGGGAGTGTTGCTTGAAATCAGGCGATGCGGGCGCGCGCGAAGGAGCCAAATTTATCGTCGATCATATTATTCCGGTGGCCGACTATGCCTTTGACGACTTCGCAAACAGCAAAAGTGAAACATCTGCGGTGCGTCGTATGCTCGGGCTGGAGGAGTAA
- a CDS encoding MFS transporter translates to MSSQSAVGAQVVTHKWVIPRLSLMMFLEFFVWGAWYVTLGVVMGKYGLSALIGDAYSTGPIASILSPFVLGMLVDRFFASQKVLGVLHLVGAALLWWLPGMFESGQSGLLWIIFAYMLCYMPTIALSNNVAFHSLANSEKGFPVVRAFGTIGWIVAGLIVGTSGLSDSTGIFTLAAIASVVLGIYSFTLPNTPAPDRGKPLSMRDLLCADAFALLKQRHFMVFIICATLISIPLAAYYAYAAPFISAVGFENVSGVMALGQMSELLFMLLIPFFFRRLGIKMMLLIGMLSWFLRYAMFALGITEETRWMIYIGIILHGVCYDFFFVIGFIYTDKVAGNKVKGQAQSLLVLFTYGLGMLIGSQISGAVFNRSVTAKGAEGLLQWQQFWWMPAIAAVVISAIFFFTFNYKEAEQNGK, encoded by the coding sequence ATGTCTTCTCAATCGGCTGTTGGAGCACAAGTGGTCACCCATAAATGGGTGATTCCACGCCTGTCGTTAATGATGTTTCTCGAGTTTTTTGTCTGGGGTGCCTGGTACGTCACCCTCGGTGTGGTGATGGGCAAATACGGCCTGAGCGCGTTAATTGGCGATGCGTATTCCACCGGGCCGATTGCGTCCATTTTATCGCCGTTTGTTCTGGGCATGTTGGTCGACCGCTTCTTCGCCTCGCAGAAAGTGCTCGGCGTGCTGCACCTGGTCGGCGCGGCGTTGCTGTGGTGGCTGCCTGGCATGTTCGAAAGTGGGCAGAGCGGTTTGCTGTGGATAATCTTCGCCTACATGCTCTGCTATATGCCTACCATCGCGCTGAGCAACAACGTGGCATTCCATAGTCTGGCAAACAGTGAAAAAGGATTCCCGGTGGTGCGTGCATTCGGCACCATCGGTTGGATTGTGGCGGGCCTGATTGTCGGCACCAGCGGGCTTTCAGACAGCACTGGTATCTTCACGCTGGCCGCCATTGCCTCCGTGGTGTTGGGGATCTACAGCTTTACGCTACCGAATACGCCTGCGCCGGATCGTGGCAAACCGCTGTCGATGCGTGACCTGTTGTGTGCGGATGCGTTCGCGCTGCTCAAGCAACGCCACTTTATGGTGTTTATCATCTGCGCCACGCTGATCTCCATTCCGCTGGCTGCTTATTACGCTTATGCCGCACCGTTTATTTCGGCGGTTGGCTTTGAAAACGTCAGCGGCGTCATGGCGCTCGGACAGATGTCTGAACTGCTGTTTATGCTGCTGATCCCGTTCTTCTTCCGCCGTCTTGGCATCAAGATGATGCTGCTGATCGGTATGTTGTCGTGGTTCCTGCGCTACGCGATGTTCGCGCTAGGGATCACCGAAGAAACCCGTTGGATGATCTACATCGGCATCATTTTGCACGGGGTTTGTTACGACTTCTTCTTCGTTATCGGCTTTATCTACACCGATAAAGTGGCGGGGAACAAAGTGAAGGGGCAAGCACAAAGTCTGTTAGTGCTGTTTACCTATGGCTTAGGGATGCTGATAGGTTCGCAAATCAGCGGCGCAGTGTTTAACCGTTCGGTGACGGCGAAGGGTGCAGAAGGCTTGTTGCAATGGCAGCAGTTCTGGTGGATGCCAGCGATTGCCGCTGTAGTCATTTCCGCCATCTTCTTCTTCACTTTCAACTACAAAGAGGCTGAGCAGAATGGCAAATAA
- a CDS encoding LacI family DNA-binding transcriptional regulator, with protein sequence MSIDKVARIAGVSTATVSRVLNGNPAVKPGTRDKVLAAIKACEYQPNLLARQLRTSRSRMLLVLVSNITNPFCARVVRGIEEEAEKHGYHILLCNSESRLTRESAYLRLLSGKVVDGVITMDAISCLPGLTTLIGDSPWVQCGEGDPGYRASSVTIDNFKAAAAAVEHLTSAGYKRIALINGDLRYLYSQQREAGYRAACGKNWQAVVYADGLEYQAGVQAMAELFTLPEPPDAVFAISDALAGGALHFAHEQGLRVPEDVAIMGFDGVPFGAVTFPPLTTIEQPMHQLGVRSVQLLLERIDNPEVETVNEILEWKLVSRGSV encoded by the coding sequence ATGTCGATAGATAAAGTGGCGCGTATTGCGGGGGTTTCTACGGCGACGGTTTCCCGCGTGCTTAACGGCAACCCAGCCGTGAAACCCGGCACGCGCGACAAAGTGCTGGCGGCGATCAAGGCGTGTGAGTATCAACCTAACCTGCTGGCGCGTCAGTTGCGAACCTCACGCAGCCGCATGCTGTTGGTGCTGGTGTCAAATATCACTAATCCCTTCTGCGCCCGCGTCGTGCGCGGCATTGAAGAAGAAGCGGAAAAGCACGGTTACCACATTCTGTTGTGTAATTCGGAATCCCGCCTGACCCGTGAATCGGCCTATTTGCGTCTGTTGAGCGGTAAAGTGGTCGACGGTGTTATCACCATGGATGCCATCAGTTGTTTGCCGGGGCTGACGACGTTAATCGGCGACTCGCCGTGGGTACAATGCGGTGAAGGCGATCCCGGTTATCGCGCCTCGTCGGTCACGATTGATAATTTTAAAGCGGCAGCAGCCGCAGTCGAGCACCTGACCAGCGCGGGTTACAAACGTATCGCCTTGATTAACGGCGATTTACGTTATCTCTATTCTCAGCAGAGAGAAGCAGGTTATCGCGCGGCCTGCGGTAAAAACTGGCAAGCCGTGGTGTATGCCGATGGCCTGGAATATCAGGCGGGAGTGCAAGCGATGGCGGAGCTGTTTACCCTGCCAGAACCGCCTGATGCAGTTTTTGCCATTTCCGATGCGCTGGCGGGCGGCGCACTGCATTTCGCCCATGAACAGGGCCTGCGCGTACCTGAAGATGTCGCCATCATGGGCTTTGATGGCGTCCCTTTTGGCGCTGTCACCTTCCCTCCACTCACCACCATCGAACAGCCGATGCATCAACTCGGCGTGCGCAGCGTGCAATTATTACTTGAGCGCATTGATAACCCGGAAGTGGAAACAGTGAATGAGATTCTGGAGTGGAAGTTGGTCAGTCGGGGATCGGTATAA